The Chiloscyllium punctatum isolate Juve2018m chromosome 31, sChiPun1.3, whole genome shotgun sequence nucleotide sequence TGAAACGGAAACTCTTAATCCATTCCTACTCTGCAAGTAACTCTAAATAGAGTTCGAGACAGACCAACCATTCTAGCTGTAGTTGCATAAGGTCCCCATACTGCAGTTAGTTCCTACAAATAACCCTGTGGTTATGTGTTCATTAGCGGATGTCACAATGATGTAGTGTTTTTTTATTAAGCAAAATAGGATTCTTTTAAATAAATAGTTAAAATTGAAATTTGGTGTCGTGGTGTTTCTGTGAAGTCACCTTGGCGGTGAGCTGGTTGATTCATTTGGGACAGCAAGAGATTTGGGAAGGAGTAGATTACTGCAGAAGCTAGAAActgcactgaaaacaaaaattgctagaAATCACAgaggctcaggcagcatctgtgtagagagagagagagagagagggcagagagcaaGCAAGCTCAAGTTTCGATGAAGAGTCATCGAAAGCCCAAGTGATTAGGAAGGGTGAACGTGGGCGAGCGGTGCGTGGATGTAGAGATGCTTGCTGCAgtgagaccccccccccccccccccactcaaagAGGGAGTTAGCTAGGTTCACCCCACCAATTCCTGAGATCACTGAGGTTCGCCTCATGGGGCAAAGTTGGGCTGCCCTCCCCAGGACTTCAGGAGAATGTGATATTATCGAAACATATCCTCAGGGGTCCCCTGACAGATGCAGGAGCAGGAGAGATGAAGAATTAAAGTTGCAAAAATAAAAAGGGGTCTTAGGGAGACAAGGGACAGTttcttgggggggaggggggtgtcatTAATCGGTGGAATTTTCTTCTCTGGGGAGCAGCGGAGGCTGCGTCAGACAGTATAATCAAGGCAGGTTTTGATTGTTgattaagggaatcaaggattccagggagggggaggggaatagGAGGAAGGTGGGAATCAGGGCACATTCTCATTGAACAGTAAGGCGAGCCCGAGGGGCCAATCTGATGGAGCACCTGACCCCTTGCTCCCTCCCTGGCGCAGTGCTAagccctggacactgggcaggAAAGAGCCCAGGCTCCATTTTGGGCCTGGGTTCTGCTTGCTAATTGaaaaggagggggggagggggggggtgaagagTGAGAAAGAGATTGAACCAACTCAAGTTCTGCTGTTCGCCGATCTCtccagtggcgagagagagagagagagattcgggCTGGGCGATCCTTTCAATGTGGGTGTACCAAAGAGAGCAGGCAGAGGTCACAACAGACTGAAAACGCCAGCCGTCCCCTCTGTGAGCTGTGTGCCTGGTGCTTGCCGAAGCACCCAAAATCTCCAAAGGCACTGGGGAGAAGCACTCGCTTTTACTTCTGGTGGGACGGAACTGGGAAGCGAAAGCTGAACTAGAGCTGCTGAGACACTTCCCCGCTAATAGTGtgtggaagctgtgggtggagAAGGACAGGACCGGGCACAGAAACACGGTTGCAGCGCCAAGAACGACAAGGCCGAGGGGTGAACCAACAGAGCGCTGCAGAATTCTCACACGCTGTGACAACAGTAGACACGTCCCCTCTTGCCGGGGGAAGGGGGACAACGGGGTTAAAATAAATTCAAAACTGTCAGGTAGCCACGGCGAAGATGTTTCTGCTCGTGGGCAGCATTGGAATTAGGGGTCacgcagagaggacagtctgcgATAAATGCAGCTGGGGAGCCgccttcatgcagagagtggtctGAATACTGAACTCTCATTAATGATGTTTAGtgcaaggggaatggaatataaaaacgGGGGCATTTTGAGTTGATTGTGTttggtgagaccacttctggGTGTTGACAGCTCTGACCTTCTGATTTGAGAGAGACATCGCTGCATTAACTGGTTCCTGAAACAGCCAGGCTTAAAATAATATGCCACTCAGGTAAGGCTTGCACACATCAGGACTGACAACGCCAGAAAACCAAACTGGGAAAGGGAACACCAATTTATACAGCATGGGATGTACCTTCTGAGGAATGGTTGGGTCAAACTCACTGGAGTTTCAGGGGAGAGGGAATCTTATCGAAACACACAAGATCCCATAGGGGGCGGGACAGAATCCAAGAGAATGTTTCTCCTCATGGGGAGTCTAAAACtgagacggggttgggggggggggaaatccaGTTTAAAATAAGGAGAATCCTATTGAAGATGGATGTGTGAACTTTAATATCCGCCCCCCGATGCGAGTCTGCAGAATGTgctggaggctgggtcattgactACATGTAAGGCTGGGGAACTTTGCTGACAAACTAACAAAAGGGTATTGGGcatgatgtccttcagggaaggaggttgtctggtctggcctacatgtgactccagacccacagcgatgggcAACACATGCTGGCCCGGTGAGCAACACCCACATGCCaggaaggaatttttaaaaacatatcAGGGTACATGGCTTCGAGGTCAGTCAGACCTTAACAATAATAGTGCAGGAGGTtggatggcctattcctgctgttTGTTTCTCAGGAGCGGCAGTGGTCACATCACCAGTGTAGTGAGTGAGAGCTCTGGGTCTAATGTGCTGAGGGGCTCGAATCCCAGTCAAAAGCCTGGAATTAAAAAAGTCACCGAACGATTGACGGCAAAACCCGACTGGTTGGGCATTGCCCTTGGCAACCGGAAAACCTGATTGGTTAGCCATCGCCCTTGGCACCCAAAACCTGACTGGTTGGCCATCACCCTTGGCAACCAGAAAACCCGACTGGTTGGCTATTGCCCTTGGCGACTGGAAAACCGATTGGTTGGCCATCACCCTTGGCAACCAGAAAACCCGACTGGTTGGCTATTGCCCTTGGCAACTGGAAAACCGATTGGTTGGCCATCAGCCTTGGCAACTGGAAAACCCGACTGGTTGGCCATCGATCAGCTCACCTCATTTGGACCATCCTGTGTGAGACTGAACTGTCCTCGATGTGACCCCAAGCCCAAAGTGGACGGGCAGGAAGTGCTGGGGAAGACCACAAGGCCCACGCATGAATGGGATTTGTTAACCCCCAGGGGAGTGGATGAGTTGAAGAGCACGGATGGATTTAAAGCGGGGGGGCAGGGCGGCCAAGAAGGGAGCAGGGTCAAAGACAGCACGAGCCGAACAGCCTCCGTGCGGCATACACCCAACCGTGGCAAAAGGCTGGCCCCTTGTGAGCAGGAAAAAAACCCGGATTGACCAAGCTGACACGggctcattttctctctctcgctagtTTCTCTTGAATCTGTACATTTGAAAAATAATaacaattaacaaaaaaaaaccagACCTCCCGGGCAGTGGAGGTGGGCGCGCGGTTAGGTGAGTTCAGTCATGGTCACCTTGCAGGTAATGCGGGAACGTCGGGGGATGCACTCCAGGTCATAATGGCTCTCGTAGATAGTGGGACACAACTTCCAGCGGTTACCCCGATAAAGCCCCAGGTAGGTGTAGACATCTGGCTTGTAGGAGAGCGGGCACTTGATGCCCGCAGCCCGAATGGCAGCATCCAGGTTCACCACCTGGCTCTCGTCGGTGAAGTCATCGCCATACACGCAGATGACGTGCTTGGCCCCCGTGTCGGGGCAGTAGGGGCTGACCTTGGCAGAGGGCAGCTTGCCGTCCAGCACCGCCCGCGCCAGGCTGGCCCAGGCATGGTCCACCTTGAAGCCGGTGGCGAGGTGCATCAGCCACTTGCCGCTCAGCACCCGCCGGTTCAGTGCCAGCTCCTTGATGGTCTGGAAGGTGACCGGCCGCCCACTGTCCTGCAGCCGCTCCCAGTCTTCCTGCAGCCCCTCGCAGTCGCCTCGCTCGGGGGACGGCGAGCAGCCCGGTCCGCAGACGGCGATCCAGCCCACCGGCTCGGCGTTGTGGTCCGGGTCGCCGTTCCGGAAGACCCGCGACGGCCGGTTGCTGTCCAGCCAATCGTCGAACTCTGCCCGCGGCGTCTTGCGGGCATCGAAGACCACCCAGGGGTCCATGTCGGCCGCCATTGCCTCCGCTGCCAGGTCACGCTCGACCTGGATCGGCTCGGGCCCCTCCTCATCCGGATTGCTCATTCCGGCTTCCTAAACCAGGCAAAAGGGAGCGTGAAGAGTGAAAGGAGGACGAGACATTCTCCGCGGCCGAAATGTGCAGGCCAGTGAGTCACCacttcgggggtggggggggggggtggggggagggggcgacaCACTGAAATAGCACTGCACCACCCCCAGGGGGCGACACACTGCAATAACACTGAGCCACCCCCCGGGGGGGGGTGACACACTGCAATAACACTGCACCACCCCCAGGTGGCGACACACTGCAATAACACTGCACCACCCCCAGGGGGTGACACACTGTAATAACACTGAGCCACCcacggggaggggtgggggagggcgaCACACTGCAATAACACTGCACCACCCCCAGGGGGTGACACACTGTAATAACACTGAGCCACCcacggggaggggtgggggagggcgaCACACTGCAATAACACTGCACCACCCCCAGGGGACGACACACTGTAATAACACTGAGCCACCcccccgggggggggggtgggcgacACACTGCAATAACACTGCACCACCCCCAGGTGGCGACACACTGCAATAACACTGCACCACCCCCAGGGGGCTACACACTGTAATAACACTGCACCACCCCCAGGGGGCTACACACTGCAATAACACTGCACCACCCCCAG carries:
- the c31h11orf68 gene encoding UPF0696 protein C11orf68 homolog, with translation MSNPDEEGPEPIQVERDLAAEAMAADMDPWVVFDARKTPRAEFDDWLDSNRPSRVFRNGDPDHNAEPVGWIAVCGPGCSPSPERGDCEGLQEDWERLQDSGRPVTFQTIKELALNRRVLSGKWLMHLATGFKVDHAWASLARAVLDGKLPSAKVSPYCPDTGAKHVICVYGDDFTDESQVVNLDAAIRAAGIKCPLSYKPDVYTYLGLYRGNRWKLCPTIYESHYDLECIPRRSRITCKVTMTELT